Proteins encoded within one genomic window of Hevea brasiliensis isolate MT/VB/25A 57/8 chromosome 8, ASM3005281v1, whole genome shotgun sequence:
- the LOC110637907 gene encoding ankyrin repeat-containing protein BDA1 isoform X2 has translation MTVKYFYKSLTLPERMDLIGTLFKAAQMGDANELRSLIDEDELILARSSLASTADTALHIATLAGKLNFVEELMTLKPELAERLNRDGFSPIHIASANGYTEIVRVLLRRGGEMMSHLRSGDGRTALHFAVITGSIDVVLELITAVPECKNDLTHEQESVFHLAVKNCQFEVFGQLVWKLKAQNQQELKVMLNARDCQGNTILHLATSRKLHRIVKVLLGEDDAIAIDKVDVNVKNKNNLTALDMSYVPENTISGAEANGKSIRSMLQHAGALRSQDIVIPQHANPTAKQKRKKQRHSQQIIKWVMKRRRLEVIKKRQKRPRVICSQFFPTLSSRSFLHFLIWSHELIMRLLQERKRRQVLRNLRW, from the exons ATGACAGTGAAGTATTTCTACAAGAGCCTTACCTTGCCTGAGAGAATGGATCTAATTGGAACGCTTTTTAAGGCAGCACAAATGGGAGACGCCAATGAATTACGTTCCTTAATCGACGAGGATGAGCTAATTCTTGCTCGCAGTTCTCTAGCTAGCACAGCGGATACTGCTCTGCACATTGCGACATTAGCTGGGAAACTCAATTTCGTGGAGGAGTTAATGACCCTCAAGCCTGAACTGGCTGAGAGACTAAACAGAGATGGTTTTAGCCCAATTCACATTGCTTCGGCTAATGGGTACACAGAGATAGTAAGAGTGCTCCTGCGAAGAGGCGGGGAAATGATGAGTCATCTTAGAAGTGGAGATGGAAGAACAGCACTTCATTTTGCTGTAATTACAGGGAGTATTGATGTTGTACTTGAATTGATCACAGCGGTTCCTGAGTGCAAGAATGATTTGACGCATGAACAAGAGTCTGTGTTTCACCTTGCAGTGAAGAATTGCCAGTTTGAAGTTTTCGGACAGCTTGTTTGGAAGTTGAAGGCACAAAACCAACAAGAGCTGAAAGTTATGCTGAATGCTCGGGACTGCCAAGGCAATACAATTCTCCATCTTGCAACATCTAGAAAGCTGCACAGA ATTGTTAAAGTCCTGTTGGGCGAGGATGATGCCATTGCTATAGATAAAGTGGATGTGAACGTCAAGAACAAGAACAATTTAACTGCGCTTGACATGTCTTATGTTCCAGAAAATACTATAAGTGGAGCAGAAGCAAATGGGAAGAGCATCCGCAGCATGCTTCAACATGCAGGAGCACTTAGAAGCCAAGATATTGTTATACCTCAACATGCAAATCCTACG GCCAAGCAAAAGAGAAAGAAACAGAGACATAGTCAGCAAATAATCAAATGGGTGATGAAAAGAAGAAGGTTGGAAGTAATCAAGAAGAGGCAGAAGCGTCCAAGGGTAATTTGTTCTCAGTTTTTCCCAACATTGAGCTCAagaagttttctccattttttaaTATGGAGCCACGAGCTGATCATGAGGTTGCtccaggaaagaaaaagaagacaaGTGCTCAGAAACCTGAGGTGGTAA
- the LOC110637907 gene encoding ankyrin repeat-containing protein BDA1 isoform X1 yields MTVKYFYKSLTLPERMDLIGTLFKAAQMGDANELRSLIDEDELILARSSLASTADTALHIATLAGKLNFVEELMTLKPELAERLNRDGFSPIHIASANGYTEIVRVLLRRGGEMMSHLRSGDGRTALHFAVITGSIDVVLELITAVPECKNDLTHEQESVFHLAVKNCQFEVFGQLVWKLKAQNQQELKVMLNARDCQGNTILHLATSRKLHRIVKVLLGEDDAIAIDKVDVNVKNKNNLTALDMSYVPENTISGAEANGKSIRSMLQHAGALRSQDIVIPQHANPTVCFHCLPRTLREYFSEQVSSLFTCKMWAKMKKEIENSTSEMRSAVMVVAVLIATVTFQSVSSPPGGFQQSNNDIGFQEHSNGMAAVASDPVIYVTLMILNLVGFFSSIAMILMLTSGFPLKNLLRMAVLATSGSFLITVVYIGPTEYNATYVVAMVMTAIVLLQVVRFIFWLGNRFVDCGSCCGSSVTENNSGV; encoded by the exons ATGACAGTGAAGTATTTCTACAAGAGCCTTACCTTGCCTGAGAGAATGGATCTAATTGGAACGCTTTTTAAGGCAGCACAAATGGGAGACGCCAATGAATTACGTTCCTTAATCGACGAGGATGAGCTAATTCTTGCTCGCAGTTCTCTAGCTAGCACAGCGGATACTGCTCTGCACATTGCGACATTAGCTGGGAAACTCAATTTCGTGGAGGAGTTAATGACCCTCAAGCCTGAACTGGCTGAGAGACTAAACAGAGATGGTTTTAGCCCAATTCACATTGCTTCGGCTAATGGGTACACAGAGATAGTAAGAGTGCTCCTGCGAAGAGGCGGGGAAATGATGAGTCATCTTAGAAGTGGAGATGGAAGAACAGCACTTCATTTTGCTGTAATTACAGGGAGTATTGATGTTGTACTTGAATTGATCACAGCGGTTCCTGAGTGCAAGAATGATTTGACGCATGAACAAGAGTCTGTGTTTCACCTTGCAGTGAAGAATTGCCAGTTTGAAGTTTTCGGACAGCTTGTTTGGAAGTTGAAGGCACAAAACCAACAAGAGCTGAAAGTTATGCTGAATGCTCGGGACTGCCAAGGCAATACAATTCTCCATCTTGCAACATCTAGAAAGCTGCACAGA ATTGTTAAAGTCCTGTTGGGCGAGGATGATGCCATTGCTATAGATAAAGTGGATGTGAACGTCAAGAACAAGAACAATTTAACTGCGCTTGACATGTCTTATGTTCCAGAAAATACTATAAGTGGAGCAGAAGCAAATGGGAAGAGCATCCGCAGCATGCTTCAACATGCAGGAGCACTTAGAAGCCAAGATATTGTTATACCTCAACATGCAAATCCTACGGTATGTTTCCATTGTCTTCCTAGGACACTGCGTGAGTATTTCTCCGAGCAAGTTTCCTCCTTGTTTACTTGTAAGATGTGGgcaaaaatgaaaaaggaaatagAAAATTCAACCTCAGAGATGCGAAGTGCAGTGATGGTTGTGGCAGTACTGATTGCAACTGTCACCTTTCAATCAGTTTCAAGTCCCCCAGGTGGTTTTCAACAATCGAATAATGATATTGGGTTCCAAGAACATTCAAATGGAATGGCTGCAGTGGCATCTGATCCTGTGATTTACGTTACACTTATGATTTTGAACTTGGTCGGATTCTTTTCTTCAATTGCTATGATCCTAATGCTCACAAGTGGATTTCCTCTCAAGAATCTTCTGAGGATGGCTGTCCTAGCCACATCTGGTAGCTTTCTGATCACAGTAGTTTACATTGGACCAACTGAATACAATGCAACTTATGTAGTGGCAATGGTCATGACTGCCATTGTGTTGCTGCAAGTCGTTCGCTTCATTTTTTGGCTAGGAAATAGATTTGTAGATTGTGGAAGTTGTTGTGGTTCTTCTGTGACAGAAAACAACAGTGGGGTGTAA